From Thalassococcus sp. S3, one genomic window encodes:
- a CDS encoding DUF3168 domain-containing protein codes for MSYAMSQALQEAVYQHLLADAGVSALVGGDVYDAVPAGTVPELYVSLGPETVLDRSDVTGDGAEHRFIVSVITQSAGFGAAKEVAAAVSDALQDADLALSRGTLVSMRFDRATARRTGRAGTIRQIDLRFHARVDDTPTL; via the coding sequence ATGAGCTATGCGATGTCACAGGCGCTGCAGGAAGCGGTCTATCAGCATCTGCTGGCCGATGCGGGCGTGAGCGCGCTGGTGGGAGGCGATGTCTATGACGCGGTCCCGGCGGGCACGGTGCCGGAGCTTTACGTGAGCCTGGGGCCGGAGACGGTGCTGGATCGCTCCGACGTCACCGGGGATGGGGCGGAGCATCGCTTTATCGTCAGCGTGATTACGCAGAGCGCGGGCTTTGGCGCGGCCAAGGAAGTGGCGGCGGCGGTGAGCGATGCGCTGCAGGACGCGGATCTGGCGCTTAGCCGGGGCACGCTGGTGTCGATGCGTTTCGACCGGGCCACGGCACGGCGCACAGGCCGGGCGGGCACGATCCGCCAGATTGATCTGAGATTCCACGCCCGCGTGGATGACACACCAACCCTTTGA
- a CDS encoding DNA-packaging protein, which yields MPHQLPPEGDWRAWVIMGGRGAGKTRAGAEWVRSQVEGSRPLDPGKARRVALVGETYDQVREVMIFGDSGILACSPPDRRPNWKASERKLIWPNGAEAQAFTAQDPEGLRGPQFDAAWADELAKWKKAGDTWDMLQFALRLGETPQVCVTTTPRNEETLKALLASPSTVTTHAPTEANRANLAASFLEEVRTRYAGTRLGRQELDGVLLGDAEGALWQGKMLEAAHVDHVPDLDRIVVALDPAVSAGEGADACGIVVAGAVTQGAPQTWRAYVLEDATVQGMGPTGWAEAAIAAMERHGAERLVAEVNQGGQLVAEVLRQVDPMVSLKTVHAAKGKVARAEPVAALYEQKRVRHVRGLNDLEDQMGQMTARGFQGRGSPDRVDALVWALHELMIEPAKGFRQPRVRTL from the coding sequence ATGCCCCACCAACTTCCGCCCGAGGGCGATTGGAGGGCCTGGGTGATCATGGGCGGACGCGGCGCGGGCAAGACCCGCGCGGGTGCCGAATGGGTCAGATCGCAGGTGGAGGGCAGCCGGCCGCTTGATCCGGGCAAAGCCCGCCGCGTGGCGCTGGTGGGAGAGACCTATGATCAGGTCCGAGAAGTCATGATCTTTGGGGACAGCGGTATTCTGGCCTGTTCGCCGCCGGATCGACGTCCCAACTGGAAGGCGTCGGAACGAAAGCTGATCTGGCCCAACGGAGCGGAGGCGCAGGCTTTCACGGCGCAGGACCCGGAAGGCCTGAGAGGTCCGCAATTTGATGCCGCCTGGGCGGATGAATTGGCCAAGTGGAAAAAGGCGGGCGATACCTGGGACATGCTGCAATTTGCATTGCGTTTGGGAGAGACGCCGCAGGTTTGCGTCACCACGACGCCGCGGAATGAGGAGACGCTGAAGGCGCTGCTGGCCTCGCCGTCAACGGTCACGACCCACGCCCCGACCGAGGCGAACCGCGCCAATCTGGCAGCAAGCTTTCTGGAAGAAGTGCGGACCCGGTATGCAGGCACAAGGCTGGGGCGCCAGGAGCTGGACGGCGTGTTGCTGGGTGACGCAGAGGGGGCGTTGTGGCAAGGCAAGATGCTGGAAGCGGCGCATGTGGATCACGTTCCGGACCTTGACCGGATCGTGGTGGCGCTGGACCCGGCGGTGAGTGCTGGAGAAGGCGCGGATGCCTGCGGGATCGTGGTGGCGGGAGCCGTCACGCAAGGCGCCCCGCAAACATGGCGGGCCTACGTGCTGGAAGATGCCACCGTTCAGGGCATGGGGCCGACGGGTTGGGCCGAAGCCGCGATTGCCGCGATGGAACGGCACGGAGCGGAGCGGCTGGTGGCAGAGGTCAACCAGGGCGGGCAGCTTGTGGCCGAGGTGCTGAGACAGGTCGATCCGATGGTGTCGCTGAAGACGGTGCACGCGGCCAAGGGCAAGGTCGCCCGCGCGGAGCCTGTCGCCGCGCTTTACGAGCAGAAGCGGGTGAGGCATGTGCGCGGACTGAATGATCTGGAGGACCAGATGGGCCAGATGACGGCCCGCGGTTTTCAAGGGCGCGGATCGCCGGACAGGGTGGATGCCCTAGTCTGGGCGCTGCATGAGTTGATGATCGAACCCGCCAAGGGGTTCCGGCAGCCGCGCGTCAGAACTTTATGA
- a CDS encoding rcc01693 family protein yields MTRFDWPALMRAGMQGLRLTPDQFWKLTPAELQLMLGQGAGAAPMSRARLDDLLAAYPDTRKGAEHGRE; encoded by the coding sequence ATGACACGGTTTGACTGGCCCGCGCTGATGCGGGCCGGGATGCAGGGGCTGAGGCTCACTCCGGATCAATTCTGGAAGCTGACGCCCGCGGAATTGCAGCTGATGCTGGGGCAGGGCGCGGGCGCTGCTCCGATGTCGCGGGCGAGGCTGGATGACCTGCTGGCGGCGTATCCGGACACCAGGAAAGGGGCGGAGCATGGAAGAGAGTGA
- the fabF gene encoding beta-ketoacyl-ACP synthase II: MRRVVVTGLGLVTPLASGVEETWARLLDGQSGAGTIERFDASHLATDYACEVPRGDGSDGTFNADDWLEPKEQRKVDDFILFGIAAAQMAVEDAGWTPEDEEARLRTGVMIGSGIGGLSSIADTAILIKERGPRRVSPFFIPGALINLISGQVSIRFGFKGPNHSVVTACSTGAHAIGDATRLIQHGDADVMIAGGAEAAICEIGIAGFNACKALSTKRSDDPKAASRPYDTDRDGFVMGEGAGVVVLEDYEHAKARGAKIYAEVLGYGLSGDAYHITAPSEDGEGGERSMQAALRNAGLAPGDVDYINAHGTSTMADVIELGAVERLMGDAASSVTMSSTKSATGHLLGAAGAIEAIFSILAIRDQVVPPTINLDNPAVETPVDLAPNVKRERKVDVALSNSFGFGGTNASVVFGKAP; the protein is encoded by the coding sequence ATGCGCAGAGTGGTTGTAACGGGATTGGGGCTGGTCACTCCGTTGGCGTCCGGTGTCGAGGAAACCTGGGCACGCCTGCTGGACGGCCAATCCGGCGCAGGCACGATTGAGCGTTTCGATGCCAGCCACCTGGCGACGGATTACGCCTGCGAAGTTCCCAGAGGCGATGGGAGCGACGGCACCTTCAACGCCGATGACTGGCTTGAACCCAAGGAGCAGCGCAAAGTCGACGACTTCATCCTGTTCGGGATCGCCGCCGCGCAAATGGCCGTCGAAGATGCGGGTTGGACCCCGGAGGATGAAGAGGCGCGTCTGCGCACGGGCGTTATGATCGGCTCCGGTATCGGCGGTCTGAGTTCCATCGCCGACACAGCGATCCTGATCAAGGAGCGCGGACCGCGGCGCGTTTCGCCGTTCTTTATTCCGGGCGCCCTGATCAATCTCATCTCGGGTCAGGTGAGCATTCGCTTTGGCTTTAAGGGCCCAAATCATTCTGTCGTGACCGCTTGTTCGACGGGGGCGCATGCCATCGGCGATGCCACCAGACTGATCCAGCACGGAGATGCGGACGTGATGATCGCCGGCGGGGCAGAGGCGGCCATCTGTGAGATCGGCATTGCGGGTTTCAACGCCTGCAAGGCGCTCAGCACGAAGCGCAGCGATGATCCAAAGGCCGCAAGCCGACCTTACGACACCGACCGCGATGGCTTTGTCATGGGAGAAGGCGCGGGCGTCGTTGTGCTGGAAGACTACGAGCATGCAAAGGCGCGGGGCGCGAAAATCTATGCCGAGGTGCTTGGTTACGGTCTGTCGGGTGACGCCTACCACATCACCGCACCATCCGAGGATGGAGAAGGCGGCGAGCGGTCCATGCAAGCGGCCTTGAGGAATGCCGGTCTTGCGCCGGGTGACGTGGATTACATCAACGCGCATGGCACAAGCACCATGGCGGATGTGATCGAACTGGGCGCCGTGGAGCGTTTGATGGGCGACGCGGCCTCTTCTGTGACGATGTCGTCTACGAAATCGGCGACGGGGCACCTTTTGGGGGCGGCGGGCGCGATCGAGGCGATTTTCAGCATTCTGGCGATCCGCGATCAGGTCGTGCCGCCAACAATCAATCTGGACAATCCGGCCGTTGAAACACCTGTCGATCTCGCTCCGAACGTCAAGAGGGAGCGGAAAGTGGATGTTGCCCTGTCCAACTCCTTTGGCTTCGGCGGGACGAATGCGAGCGTGGTTTTCGGGAAGGCTCCGTAA
- a CDS encoding phage portal protein, with protein MVFDFLRRSGGDSAPEQKASATGPVVAYHSSGRVAWSPRDTVSLTRTGFSGNPVGFRSVKLIAEAAAALPLVLQDHSQRYDTHPLLSLIRQPNAAQGRAELMEALFGQLLLSGNGYVEAVFGEGVVPLELHVLRSDRMSVVPGADGWPVAYEYAVGGKKHRFDMSAGAAPICHIKSFHPQDDHYGFSPMQAAAMAVDVHNAASRWSKALLDNAARPSGALVYRGAEGQGSMSEDQYDRLVTEMESYHQGARNAGRPMLLEGGLDWKPMGFSPSDMEFQQTKEAAAREIALAFGVPPMLLGIQGDATYANYQEANRAFYRLTVLPLATRVAAALSDWLTRFTGEMVELKPDLDQVPALAAERDAQWARVSGAEFLTDAEKRSLLGLPPVVDDA; from the coding sequence ATGGTATTTGATTTCCTGCGTCGCAGCGGCGGTGACAGCGCCCCGGAGCAGAAGGCGAGCGCCACCGGGCCGGTGGTGGCCTATCACTCCTCGGGCCGGGTGGCGTGGAGCCCGCGCGACACCGTCTCGCTCACACGGACGGGGTTTTCGGGAAATCCGGTGGGGTTCCGATCGGTCAAGCTGATCGCGGAGGCCGCTGCCGCGCTGCCGCTGGTGCTGCAGGATCACAGCCAACGCTATGATACGCATCCGCTTCTGAGCCTGATCCGGCAGCCCAATGCGGCGCAGGGGCGGGCGGAGTTGATGGAGGCGCTGTTCGGGCAGCTCCTACTGTCGGGCAACGGCTATGTCGAGGCGGTGTTCGGCGAGGGCGTCGTGCCGCTGGAGCTGCATGTGCTGCGGTCGGACCGGATGTCGGTGGTACCCGGTGCGGATGGCTGGCCTGTGGCCTATGAATACGCGGTGGGGGGCAAGAAGCACCGCTTTGACATGAGCGCAGGCGCGGCACCCATCTGCCATATCAAGAGCTTTCATCCGCAGGACGATCATTACGGGTTCTCGCCCATGCAGGCAGCGGCGATGGCGGTGGATGTCCACAACGCGGCGAGCCGGTGGTCGAAGGCCTTGCTGGACAATGCGGCGCGGCCATCGGGCGCGCTGGTCTATCGGGGAGCGGAAGGCCAGGGGTCGATGAGCGAGGATCAGTATGACCGGCTGGTGACCGAGATGGAGAGCTACCATCAGGGCGCGCGGAATGCGGGGCGTCCGATGCTGCTGGAAGGGGGACTCGACTGGAAGCCGATGGGCTTTTCGCCCAGCGACATGGAGTTTCAGCAGACAAAGGAGGCAGCGGCGCGGGAGATTGCGCTGGCCTTCGGGGTGCCGCCGATGCTGCTGGGCATTCAGGGCGACGCGACCTACGCGAATTACCAGGAGGCGAACAGGGCCTTCTACCGCCTGACGGTGTTGCCGCTGGCGACGCGGGTGGCGGCGGCGCTGTCGGATTGGCTGACGCGGTTTACCGGAGAGATGGTGGAGCTGAAGCCTGACCTCGATCAGGTGCCGGCGCTGGCTGCGGAGCGGGACGCGCAATGGGCGCGAGTGAGTGGGGCCGAGTTCCTGACGGATGCGGAGAAGCGGAGCCTGCTGGGTCTGCCGCCCGTGGTCGACGATGCATGA
- a CDS encoding DUF2460 domain-containing protein produces the protein MNFHEVRFPASLSFGSVGGPERRTDVVTLANGFEERNTPWAHSRRRYDAGLGMRSLDDIETLIAFFESRQGQMFAFRWKDWSDYKSAKASQEPTYRDQTIAVGDGVTKVFPLMKVYHSGAYSYARPISKPVEGTVRIGVEDDEMRESVHYHVDATTGMITFERAPDETMQITAGFEFDVPVRFDTDRIQTSVASFQAGDVPNVPVVEVRI, from the coding sequence ATGAACTTTCACGAGGTACGATTTCCGGCATCGCTGAGCTTTGGCTCGGTAGGGGGGCCGGAGCGGCGCACGGATGTGGTGACACTCGCCAACGGGTTCGAGGAACGCAACACACCCTGGGCACATTCGCGCAGGCGGTACGATGCGGGTCTGGGCATGCGGTCCCTTGATGACATCGAGACGCTGATCGCGTTCTTTGAATCAAGACAGGGTCAGATGTTCGCGTTTCGCTGGAAGGACTGGTCGGATTACAAATCCGCCAAGGCGTCGCAGGAGCCGACCTATCGAGACCAGACAATCGCTGTCGGGGATGGTGTCACCAAGGTCTTTCCCTTGATGAAGGTCTATCACTCCGGCGCCTATTCCTATGCACGTCCGATCAGCAAGCCGGTCGAAGGCACTGTCCGCATCGGTGTCGAAGATGATGAGATGCGCGAAAGCGTACATTATCACGTGGATGCCACGACGGGGATGATCACGTTTGAACGCGCGCCTGATGAGACGATGCAGATCACGGCAGGCTTTGAATTCGACGTGCCCGTGCGTTTTGACACGGACCGGATTCAGACCAGCGTTGCCAGTTTCCAAGCGGGGGATGTTCCGAATGTCCCCGTGGTGGAGGTAAGGATCTGA
- a CDS encoding phage head closure protein — MNAPCLNRKLVLEAPVRTADGAGGFVESWTALGELWADVTARSGRERAQAGTPVAAMSYKIVVRGAPMGSAQRPQPEQRFRDGDRVFVIHAVAERDPQGRYLTCFADEEVVA, encoded by the coding sequence ATGAACGCGCCCTGTCTGAACCGCAAGCTGGTGCTGGAGGCTCCGGTGCGGACCGCCGATGGCGCGGGCGGGTTTGTCGAGAGCTGGACCGCTCTGGGCGAGCTCTGGGCGGATGTGACGGCCCGGTCGGGGCGGGAGCGGGCGCAGGCGGGCACGCCGGTCGCGGCGATGTCCTACAAGATCGTCGTGCGCGGCGCGCCGATGGGATCGGCGCAGCGCCCGCAGCCTGAGCAACGCTTTCGGGACGGTGACCGGGTCTTCGTGATCCATGCCGTGGCAGAGCGGGACCCGCAGGGCCGCTATCTGACCTGCTTTGCCGATGAGGAGGTCGTGGCATGA
- a CDS encoding phage major capsid protein, with protein MSKTETKARAGEDLSPVQDVKQAVAGFVTEFKGFQDTIQIKLQQTEERLTMLDRKSQIAARPHLAAETDTGAPHQKAFNAYLRSGDDDALRGLELEGKALSTAVNSDGGYLVDPQTSETVQSVLKSAASIRAVANVVNVEATSYDVLVDHTDVGAGWATENAATTETGTPQIDRISIPLHELSALPKASQRLLDDSAFDIEGWLAGRIADKFARAEAAAFVNGDGVDKPTGILTHPAVENDTWTWGNIGYVATGVDADFDDGDELIDLVYALGAEYRANATFVMNSKTAGMVRKLKDADGRFLWADGLAAGEPARLLGYPVVIAEDMPEVASGSYSIAFGDFGAGYTVAERPDLRVLRDPFSAKPHVLFYATKRVGGDVSDFAAIKLLKFATA; from the coding sequence ATGAGCAAGACCGAGACGAAGGCTCGGGCCGGGGAAGATCTGTCTCCGGTTCAGGACGTGAAGCAGGCCGTGGCCGGTTTCGTGACTGAATTCAAGGGCTTTCAAGACACCATTCAAATCAAACTCCAACAAACGGAAGAGCGACTGACCATGCTGGATCGTAAATCTCAAATCGCGGCGCGCCCGCATCTGGCCGCCGAAACGGATACCGGCGCCCCGCATCAGAAGGCGTTCAACGCCTACCTGCGTTCGGGCGACGATGACGCGCTGCGCGGGCTGGAGCTGGAAGGCAAGGCGCTGTCGACGGCCGTCAACAGCGATGGCGGTTACCTGGTGGACCCGCAGACCTCGGAAACGGTGCAGTCGGTTCTGAAATCGGCAGCGTCGATCCGCGCGGTGGCCAATGTCGTGAATGTCGAGGCGACTTCGTACGATGTGTTGGTCGACCACACCGATGTCGGTGCGGGCTGGGCCACGGAAAACGCTGCGACGACCGAGACGGGCACGCCGCAGATCGACCGCATCTCGATCCCGCTGCACGAGCTGTCGGCGCTGCCGAAAGCCTCGCAGCGGCTGCTGGATGACAGCGCGTTCGACATCGAGGGCTGGCTGGCTGGCCGCATCGCGGACAAGTTCGCCCGCGCCGAGGCGGCTGCCTTTGTCAACGGAGACGGAGTGGACAAGCCCACGGGTATCCTGACCCATCCGGCGGTCGAGAACGACACCTGGACCTGGGGCAATATCGGCTATGTCGCGACCGGTGTGGATGCGGACTTCGACGATGGCGACGAGCTGATCGACCTCGTCTATGCGCTGGGTGCGGAATACCGCGCCAACGCGACCTTCGTGATGAATTCGAAGACTGCCGGCATGGTGCGCAAGCTGAAGGATGCCGATGGCCGCTTCCTCTGGGCCGATGGTCTGGCGGCAGGTGAGCCGGCGCGTCTGCTGGGTTATCCGGTGGTGATTGCCGAGGACATGCCCGAAGTGGCGTCCGGCAGCTACTCGATCGCGTTTGGTGATTTCGGCGCGGGATACACCGTGGCGGAGCGTCCGGACCTGCGCGTGTTGCGCGATCCGTTCAGCGCCAAGCCGCACGTTTTGTTCTATGCGACCAAGCGCGTCGGCGGCGATGTGAGCGACTTTGCAGCGATCAAGCTGCTGAAATTCGCCACCGCGTAA
- a CDS encoding HK97 family phage prohead protease encodes MQDTGLERKFARFGEGLSVTDGTVIEGYASLFGQIDQGGDIVQKGAYAASLKTGAQVKMLWQHDPAQPIGIWDEVREDERGLYVKGRLLESVEKGREAAALIEAGAIDGLSIGYRTVKAAKDDKGQRLLTELELWEVSLVTFPMLPSARVAAKGDAPEADTDLRELAAAFEGARLELARR; translated from the coding sequence ATGCAGGACACCGGGTTGGAACGGAAATTCGCGCGCTTTGGCGAAGGGCTGAGCGTGACGGACGGGACGGTGATCGAGGGCTATGCGAGCCTTTTCGGTCAGATCGATCAGGGGGGCGATATCGTCCAGAAGGGAGCCTATGCGGCCTCGCTGAAGACCGGCGCACAGGTCAAGATGCTGTGGCAGCACGACCCCGCACAGCCCATCGGCATCTGGGACGAGGTGCGCGAGGATGAGCGCGGTCTTTACGTCAAAGGCCGGCTGCTGGAGAGCGTCGAGAAGGGGCGCGAAGCCGCAGCCCTGATTGAGGCGGGGGCGATTGACGGGCTGTCGATCGGCTACCGGACGGTGAAGGCGGCAAAGGATGACAAGGGCCAGCGGCTCTTGACCGAACTGGAGCTTTGGGAGGTGTCGCTGGTGACGTTCCCGATGCTGCCCAGTGCGCGGGTGGCGGCCAAGGGCGATGCGCCCGAGGCGGACACTGACCTGCGTGAATTGGCGGCGGCCTTTGAGGGTGCGCGGCTGGAGCTGGCGCGCCGGTAA
- a CDS encoding phage major tail protein, TP901-1 family: protein MAAQNGKDLLVKVDMTGDGQFQTIAGLRATRVSFNAESVDVTSLESQGGWRELLAGAGVKSAAISGSGVFKDADTDERARQLFFDGETPEFQVIIPDFGTVEGAFQVTSIEYAGTHNGEATYEMSMASAGALTFTAL, encoded by the coding sequence ATGGCAGCCCAGAACGGTAAGGACCTCTTGGTCAAAGTGGATATGACCGGGGACGGTCAGTTTCAAACCATCGCGGGCCTGCGCGCCACGCGGGTCAGTTTCAACGCGGAGAGCGTGGATGTGACGAGCCTGGAGAGCCAGGGTGGGTGGCGCGAGCTTCTGGCGGGCGCCGGGGTGAAATCGGCGGCGATTTCGGGATCGGGCGTGTTCAAGGATGCCGATACCGACGAGCGGGCCCGGCAGCTTTTCTTTGACGGGGAGACGCCGGAATTCCAGGTGATCATTCCGGATTTCGGCACCGTTGAGGGCGCGTTCCAGGTGACCTCCATCGAATATGCCGGCACCCACAATGGCGAGGCGACCTATGAGATGTCGATGGCGAGCGCGGGTGCGCTGACGTTCACGGCGCTCTGA
- the mltG gene encoding endolytic transglycosylase MltG, with amino-acid sequence MWRSVASNAITMLVVALFLLGGVIIWGQTEYTSEGPLEQAICLRVDRGANMSRVSRDLEAQGAVSSGMLFRVGADYSDKTQDLKAGSFLVEPGASMEDIVDQITRGGASTCGTEVVYRIGVTRTSVQVRELDPSTNRFVERVAFDPAEESTPDLYEETKAEQDTRFRIALAEGVTSWQVVQGLNAMDILDGEVAEIPAEGSLAPDSYEVTTGTTRLAVLDRMQETQRVRVAAAWEAREDDLPLQNPEEMIILASIIEKETGVPEERRQVASVFTNRLNRGMRLQTDPTVIYGVTRGQGVLGRGLRRSELRAETPWNTYVIDGLPPTPIANPGLASLEAAVNPDTTEYVFFVADGTGGHAFAETLDEHNRNVARWREIEAERANSNN; translated from the coding sequence ATGTGGCGTAGCGTTGCCTCGAACGCGATCACCATGCTGGTCGTCGCGCTGTTCCTGCTGGGCGGCGTGATCATCTGGGGACAAACCGAGTATACATCCGAAGGCCCGTTGGAGCAGGCCATCTGCCTGCGGGTGGATCGGGGGGCGAATATGTCCCGAGTGAGCCGCGATCTGGAAGCGCAGGGCGCAGTCAGTTCCGGCATGCTGTTCCGGGTGGGGGCGGATTACTCCGACAAAACGCAAGACCTGAAGGCGGGGAGCTTTCTCGTGGAGCCTGGTGCGTCCATGGAAGATATCGTCGACCAGATCACCAGGGGCGGGGCGAGCACGTGCGGAACGGAAGTGGTTTATCGGATCGGTGTGACCCGGACCAGCGTGCAGGTGAGGGAGCTTGATCCGTCCACGAACCGGTTCGTGGAGCGGGTGGCGTTCGATCCGGCCGAGGAAAGCACTCCGGATCTGTACGAAGAGACCAAGGCGGAGCAGGACACACGCTTTCGCATCGCGCTAGCCGAAGGCGTGACCAGTTGGCAGGTTGTGCAGGGCTTGAATGCCATGGACATCCTGGACGGAGAGGTCGCGGAGATACCTGCAGAGGGCTCTCTGGCACCGGACAGCTATGAGGTGACGACCGGGACGACACGGCTGGCCGTTCTGGACCGGATGCAGGAGACGCAAAGGGTGCGCGTGGCCGCAGCATGGGAAGCGAGAGAAGACGATCTGCCCCTGCAGAACCCGGAAGAGATGATTATTCTTGCGTCTATCATCGAGAAGGAAACGGGGGTGCCCGAGGAACGCCGGCAGGTTGCCAGCGTCTTCACCAACCGGCTGAACCGCGGCATGAGATTACAGACCGACCCGACCGTGATTTATGGGGTGACACGGGGTCAGGGCGTCTTGGGGCGGGGTCTGCGGCGGAGCGAACTGCGGGCAGAGACCCCGTGGAACACCTACGTGATTGACGGTTTGCCGCCGACACCGATCGCCAATCCCGGCCTTGCCAGTCTTGAAGCGGCGGTCAATCCGGATACCACCGAATATGTCTTTTTCGTAGCAGACGGGACGGGCGGGCACGCCTTTGCGGAAACCCTTGACGAGCACAACCGCAACGTCGCGCGTTGGCGCGAGATCGAAGCCGAGCGGGCCAATTCGAACAATTGA
- a CDS encoding gene transfer agent family protein: MANPWTGEVALVIDGERRAMKLTLGALAELEDGLGAASLVELVERFESSAFSSRDVLALITAGLRGGGLEVSQAEVGRAEIDGGPMGAARAAAQLLARAFMVPGQDAA; this comes from the coding sequence ATGGCCAATCCTTGGACGGGAGAGGTGGCTTTGGTCATCGACGGGGAGCGGCGCGCGATGAAGCTGACATTGGGTGCTTTGGCTGAATTGGAAGACGGGCTTGGGGCCGCGTCGCTGGTGGAGCTGGTGGAGCGCTTTGAAAGCAGCGCGTTTTCCAGCCGCGATGTGCTGGCGCTGATCACGGCGGGCCTGCGGGGCGGGGGCCTTGAGGTCTCACAAGCCGAGGTGGGCCGGGCCGAGATCGATGGCGGGCCGATGGGAGCGGCCCGCGCGGCGGCGCAGCTTTTGGCACGGGCCTTCATGGTGCCGGGTCAGGACGCGGCATGA
- a CDS encoding phage tail tape measure protein, producing the protein MEESDGIEHLEVQAEGLSQTLGATASVAASFDGELRRVRESLTATGQDVATLERGLSRGLRKAFDGVVFDGMKLSDALETVAQSMINTTYNAAIKPVTDHFGGLLANGVEGLVSTILPFAKGGSFSQGRVMPFANGGVVSGPTTFPMRGGTGLMGEAGPEAIMPLARGPDGKLGVRAGGGSGGATIVMNISTPDAQSFQRSQGQIAAQMSRALTRGNRNR; encoded by the coding sequence ATGGAAGAGAGTGACGGGATCGAGCACCTGGAGGTGCAGGCGGAGGGGCTGAGCCAGACGCTTGGCGCGACGGCCAGCGTCGCGGCGTCGTTCGATGGCGAGTTGAGGCGCGTTCGCGAGAGCCTGACGGCAACGGGCCAGGATGTGGCAACGTTGGAGAGAGGCTTGTCACGGGGTTTGCGCAAGGCCTTCGATGGCGTCGTCTTTGACGGCATGAAGTTGTCGGATGCGTTGGAGACCGTCGCGCAGTCGATGATTAACACGACCTACAACGCCGCGATCAAGCCGGTGACCGATCATTTTGGCGGTTTGCTTGCAAATGGTGTGGAGGGGCTTGTGAGCACCATTCTGCCCTTCGCGAAGGGAGGGAGTTTTTCCCAGGGCCGGGTGATGCCGTTTGCGAATGGGGGCGTCGTGTCCGGCCCGACGACCTTTCCGATGCGCGGCGGCACGGGCCTGATGGGCGAGGCTGGGCCGGAAGCGATCATGCCTTTGGCGCGCGGGCCCGATGGAAAGCTGGGCGTGCGCGCAGGTGGCGGCAGCGGCGGGGCCACGATCGTGATGAACATCTCGACCCCGGACGCACAGAGCTTCCAGCGGAGCCAGGGCCAAATCGCCGCTCAGATGAGCCGCGCGCTGACCCGCGGCAACCGCAATCGATAA
- a CDS encoding DUF2163 domain-containing protein codes for MHDMSTEFRTHIESGLTTLCRAWAITRKDGASFGFTDHDRPLSFEDITFKADSGLTALALQQSTGLSVDNSEAVGALSDASVTEEDIEAGRFDGADVKAWLVNWSDPDVRWLQFRGTIGEVRRADGAFHAELRGLTEALNRPLGRVYQKPCTAVLGDGQCRFDLDTPGYAHIAPVEDIDDTRVFRWTELPGFEPGWFGRGRLTVVTGAAEGLWGSVKWDRLIEGVRQIELWEPIRGQIQAGDEVRLEAGCDKRLETCRLKFNNILNFQGFPDVPGEDWMVAYPRSSGTNSGGSRR; via the coding sequence ATGCACGACATGAGCACGGAGTTCAGAACCCATATCGAGAGCGGTTTGACAACACTCTGCCGGGCATGGGCCATCACGCGGAAAGATGGCGCATCGTTTGGCTTTACGGATCATGACAGACCGCTGTCCTTTGAGGATATCACCTTCAAGGCCGACAGCGGATTGACGGCCCTGGCCCTGCAGCAAAGCACCGGATTGTCGGTGGACAACAGCGAAGCCGTTGGAGCGTTGAGCGACGCGTCGGTGACCGAGGAGGACATCGAGGCAGGACGTTTTGACGGCGCAGACGTCAAGGCATGGTTGGTAAACTGGTCAGATCCGGATGTGAGATGGCTGCAGTTTCGCGGAACGATAGGCGAGGTGCGTCGAGCGGACGGCGCCTTTCACGCAGAGCTGCGGGGGCTGACGGAAGCGCTCAACAGACCGCTTGGGCGGGTCTATCAAAAGCCTTGCACGGCTGTTCTGGGCGACGGGCAATGCCGGTTTGATCTGGACACCCCCGGCTATGCGCATATCGCGCCTGTCGAGGATATCGATGACACGCGGGTCTTTCGATGGACGGAATTGCCCGGCTTTGAACCCGGTTGGTTCGGCAGGGGGCGACTGACGGTCGTGACAGGAGCCGCTGAGGGGCTTTGGGGGAGCGTGAAGTGGGACCGGCTGATTGAAGGCGTTCGGCAGATTGAGCTTTGGGAGCCTATTCGCGGACAAATTCAGGCGGGTGACGAGGTGCGGCTTGAGGCGGGATGCGACAAACGCCTTGAGACGTGTCGACTGAAATTCAACAACATTCTGAATTTTCAGGGCTTCCCAGATGTTCCCGGTGAAGACTGGATGGTCGCGTATCCCCGAAGTTCCGGGACAAATTCGGGCGGGAGCCGTCGGTGA